In the Campylobacter lari genome, AACTATGCTTAAAAAATTTAAAGCTTTTTTAGAATGAGTGATAGCTATGATATCCATTTTTGGACGATATCTTGCTGTTTTAACCGCAGAAGCGCCACTACTTGTGATGGTAAAAATTGCATTTGCATTTAAATCAGTTGCTAGTTGTGTGCTTGATTTAGCAATGATATCGGTTTCATTGAAACATTTAAAGCTTTCAAATTTTTCATAAGGATAGTTTTTTTCTGTTTCAATGATAGTTTGAGTCATAATATCAACTGCATTTGCTGGATCAATCCCTACTGCACTTTCTTCGCTAAGCATAACCGCATCAGTGCCATCAAGCACAGCATTAGCAACATCTGAAATTTCAGCTCTTGTGGCAGTTTTGGATTTTGCAAGTGAAAAAAGCATTTGAGTAGCAGTGATAACAGGTTTATTGGCTTCATTAGCCTTTTTAATGATAAGTTTTTGTATGTTTGGCACTCTATAATAAGGCACTTCAATGCCCAAATCCCCTCTTGCTACCATTATACCATCACTGCTATTTATAATTTCATCGATATTTTCAACCGCATCAAATTTTTCTATTTTTGCGAAAATAGCTATTTTGGCATTATTTTCATCGAGTATTTTTTTAACTTCATCAATATCGTGAGCATTTTGCACAAAAGATATGGCCAAAAAATCTACATCGTTTTTAATGCCCCATGCAAGATCGTCTTTATCTTTTTGAGTGATAACATCAATATTAATTTTTGTATTTGGAAAATTAATTCCCTTGTTTGAGCTAAGCACCCCGCTATTTTCTACTTGGGTTTGGATAAAATCTTTTTCAACTTGCACTACTTTGGTTTTGATGGAACCATCGCAAAGATAGATGTATTCTCCTACCTTTAGCATAGAAAGAATTTCTGGATGATTAATACAGACTTTATAATGTTCATTAGAAAGTTTTTCTCCTTCAAAAGTATCCTTATAAAAGTCTAGTCTATCTCCATTTTTTAATTCAAAAGCTTCTGGAATTTTTAAAGTTCTAATTTTTGGCCCACTAATGTCTTGTAAAATTCCAATTCTTGCATTAAGTTCAGCTGCTACTTTTCTAATGGTAGCTAGATTTTGACTATGATACTCATGGGTTCCATGTGAAAAATTTAAACGAAAAACATTCACTCCATTAATAATCATTTGTCTTATTGTAGCTTCATTTTCGCTTGCTGGTCCAATCGTTGCAACTATTTTTGTTTTTTTTAACATTTCTTATCCTTTTTATAGTAGTTCGCTAGTAAATAAATCCTCATTAAAATTAGCACCCAAGTATTGACAAATAAGTTTTGCATCTCTATAACCATTGCCAAGACAGCTTGTAGCACCTGGACTTGGTGTCATATTGAAAATTATACCTGGAATTTCAGTAATGCTTGCCTCTCCAAGCATTAATTCTCCTGCCTTTTTATCAAGCACTTGTGGACGTACTCCGCCAAAATTTTTAGCATAGTATATATCATCTGTTTTCAAACTAGGAACTATTTTTCTTGCATCTTTTACAAAAAGTCTTTTATTAATGTAAGGAATTTCAAACAAATAATTATAAAGAATATAATTTCTAATAGTAGAATCTTTAAAAAGATTAAGGCAAATTTTGACTACATTCATGTCTAAGTTAAGTGTTTTGAAAAATTCAGGTAATGATTTAAAACCATGGTATCTTTCTAGCATAGGAATAACTAAAGCAGTAGGACCAAAGCGCGTATTCATATTAGCTAATAAATCAGGATCACCATGCAACGCAGCAAATGGGAGTTTTGGATTTTGTACCATATAAACTTTACCATTTAGAATTTTTCTTTTTGCCATGTAAAAACTTCCTGCAACAGGAAAACAAGATTTGTCTAAACCTATACCCATTTTATGTGCTAAAAATAAGGAGTGCGCACCTGCATTTACTATAATTGATTTTGCACTATATTCTTTAAAATCTCTTGTTTTTATATAAAAAATATCATCTTTTTTTTCTATAAAAATAACTTCTTGATTATAAGCTACATGAGTGTTTTTTCCTTGTTTACAAGCTTGCTCTATGAGATTTTGACTCATTAATCCAAAATCTACTGTGGTGTAAATTTCACCTTCCTCTACACCCATAGCTACTATATTATCTGCTCTATCATTGATACCATCTTCACCTAAGACAACATTAGGTTCTATTTGCTTGATATCGTTTTTGGTGTAAAATTTAATGTAAGGATATAATTCTTTAAATTCCTCATATCTATTTTTCATATACTCGCATTCTTTGTCTCCAACCGCAAGTGCAAGTTTTTGATGTGAGTACATAAATTTGTTTTGCGCATTTTGTAAAAGTCCATATTTTACAATCATATCTGCTGTTTTTTTAACTTTTCTTGCTTTTTCTAGAGTATAGTTTGTTTCTATATCGCCACAGTGGATGGTTTGAGAATTGCTTGTGCTATGACTGTTTAAAGTTGCAGCATTATTGTATTTTTCTAATAAAGCAATATTTTGAATATTTGTATATCTAGCTAGTTCGTAAAATACTGCAGCACCAGAAATCCCACCGCCTATTACTACGGTATCAAAATGTTTTTGATCCATTGTTGTTTTTCCTTTTGTGTGTTTACTTTTGCTAATGATATCAAAATATAGTTGTTTTGAGTTTAAATAAAGCTTATAAATTAAAGTGTAGAGATATAGAAATAAATTTTAAAGTATAAAATTTTCACAAACAGCTTTTTTCATACCTCTAAAAATTAAAAATTTATCATAAATAGCATAGTCGAAAAAATTTGCAAGAAATTGCCCATCGCCGCCTGTAAAATATAATTTTTTATCGTATGCACTATCTTTTATAAGTAAATATATACTTTTAAAGACACCATAACTCAAAGCATCGATAGTTCTTTGAGGAAAAGCATCGAAATTAATCTGAGTGTTTAGTTCGTACTTTAAACGAGAAGAAATATTAGAAAAAGATTTTTTATAGCTTTCAATACCAGGAAGAATAAAACCACCAAGATGAATAGAATTAGAGATAATATCTACAGTGATTGCAGATCCTGCATCGACTACAACACCATCTTCTATAGTATAACACGCTGCTACTCTATCAACACCTAAATTATTATAAATGGTATCAAAATTAAAATATGGAGCAAGATTAATAAATAAAGGATTTTGTTCTAATCTTTGCTCTAAATTTGGATTAACATTGATATAAAATACTTTCTGCGTCGGCTCATATTGTAAAAACTGTTCTATACTCATAGAATGAAATTTTTGCTCATTTAGAAAACTTGCGGTTGTATTGCCAATATCACATAAAAGCATAGCTTTTAATCCCTTTGGTAGTTAAATATTCTTTTGCTTTTGAGCAAATCAAAGCTTGATGAAAAATAAAATAATTTTTGAAATTTAAATTTAGAGTTTGGTTTATATTTTGAAAAATATCTTCAAATTCTAGACATTCTTTTGTTAAAATTTTACTTTTCGCAAAAGAAAATAAAATTAAGCAGTATTGCTTACTTGTATTTTCTCCATAAATACAAGTTATTTTTTTCTTTTTACTAAAAGCATGGATATCTAAAGACTTAGTATTTTTTAAAACAATCCCATATTTTATAAGAATATCACTAAGCTCTTGATTCATTTTAGTTTAATTGTAAAAATTTATTTTGAAAGAAAAATTTGCCATTAGCCATAAAACTTTTTTTATCAACGGCTTCACTTAGTTTATATACTGTATAATCTTTCAAATTTGTATTTAGCTTGATCAAATAGCCTGTTTTTTCAAAAATATACAAAGAGTTGTTATACAAGGTGCTTTTAGAAAACAGAGCAAACTGAAATTTTATTTCATCGATTTTTCTAAGATTGTAATCATTTTTAAGAATTCTTCCATCTTTTGTAAGTATGAAAATTTCATTATCATTGGTACTTACTTCTTTAATATTTTCATTTAAATATAAGGTTCTATTTGGAGTAACAACGATGATTTTTTGTGCTGTTGCAGCCACCATGGTATCGTTTTTTACATGAAGGTAGATAATATTGTTAAAAAACTCTTCACTGCTTACTAAAATTTCTTTACTAACTTTTAAGGTGCTTTTGTTAAGTATGGCTAATTTTCCATTAAGCATAGGATATATGATAATAGTATTTAAAAAATAAGGATTAGTATAACGACTGTCTTGAGCATAAGCTGTGCCTAAATTTTGAAGCATTTTAATACCAAGATTTTTATTTGCATATACTAAGGTATTGCTAGCTAAAACCAGGGCTATATCATCTCCATCTATACTTGCACTTACTACGCTTTCATTGAATTTATGAGAAAATAATTCATCACCTTGTAAATTTAAAATTTTAAAGTTTCCGTTATCATCGCCAATAAGAACTTCTTCTTGTTGCATATTTAAAATATGATAATTTTTATCTAGTTTAAAATTAATAATATTCCCCATGGTATCAATAAAGGAATTGCTATTTAATTGTGCTATATTGTTATTGAAATTGATAATCTTACCATTAATATTATGTGAGTTATAAGGAAGTTGTTCTGTTTGTGTTGGTTGATAATACTCTCTTTTTGTGCCACAAGCACTAAAAAATATTAAAATTATAACAAATAGATAAAGGTGTTTCATTTTATTCCTTGGTAATGTTTTAAACTTGTAATAATTTGCCATAAAGGTGAATTTATAGGTATTTTATTAAATTCTATATCTGCATTTTTAAAATCATTTTGTTTTAGAAATTCAAAACCTGCTAGCAAGGTATTATAATCTTTTAAAAATTCTGACTTTTGATTATTTTGAGCAAGCACTATTTGTTTTAACAAAGGATCTATATCAAGACTTAAAGTTTTATTAAGATCTTGACTGTTTTGATTCATCATGAATATGGTGTATAAATTTGCATTTTTTTGTTTTAATTCTTCGAGTGGCTTTTGATCTGAAGGATTTTTTAATAAGTTATTAAAAATTATATTGCTTTCTTGAATATTAGTTTCTTGTTTTAAATTATAAAAATAACTACCACCAAAATATACAATTAAAAGCATAATAATTGTAATGAAATAGTATTTGTATTTTTTTATAAAGCGCTCAGATTTGATAAAATTTTCCATCATTTGCTCTTGAGAGCTTAATTCTTCTTGGACTGCTTTTAAGTTTTCTTTTAAAGCCATATTTTCCCTTTTTTAGAAAGAATAAACATTATTTGTTGTTTTAAGTCTATAATTGTAACATATAAAAATGAAAAAATAAATGATTTTATGTTATAATTTTTAATCTAAAAAAGAGTTTTCTTGGATATAAATTAAAAATTAAGGTAAATCATGCAAATTGATGATAAATTATTGACTAAACTTGAAAAGCTAAGTGCTTTAAAAATTGCCGATGAGAAAAGACAAGAATTAGAAGAGCAATTAAGTCAAATTGTTAATTTTGTAGAAAAATTAGATGAATTAAAACTTGATGATGTGGAAGCTATGACTAGTACTACAAAAGGTGGAACGCCATTTAGACTAGATGAAAGTATAAAATCTGAAGTATTTGATGTAATTAGCAAGCATGCTCCAAATTCTCAAGATGGATTTTTTATAGTTCCTAAAATAATTGAATAAAATATTTGGAGTTTAGCGTAGATGGAAAATTTTTCGTGGTTTGATGTATTTGTTTTGGGCTTAACTGTGATTTTGGGCTTAAAAGGCTTAGTAAGTGGCTTGTTTAAGGAAATTTTTGGTTTATTAGGTATAGTTGGTGGGGTTTTACTTGCTTCAAGATATGCTAAAGAAATGGCAGAAATTATTAATAATAATTTTTATGCAATTGAAAATGAAAATCTCGCAATTTTTGCGGGATTTTTAGTTTTATTAATCGTGATATGGATAGCTTGTATGGCTTTGGGAAATATACTATCAAAAATGTTTAGTATGAGTGGTCTTGGTTTTATAGATCGCATTGGTGGATTTTTATTTGGCAGTGCTAAAATATTTTTGATTTTTGCAATTTTGGTAGCTTGTATTAATAATATAGAATTTTTAAATTCAAGCTTGGAAAAATATGCTAAAAATAGTTATATGTTGGATTTACTTAGGCAAACAGGTGAATATATAATGAATACGGATTTTACTCAAAATGGTTTAGATAAAATACAAGAACAAATTATAGATTCTAATATAAGTCTAAATTCGGAGGTAAATAATGCAAATTGAAAATATAGAATATGATGTTTTGCTTGAACGTTTTAAAAAAACACTTAAAGATAATGGTCTAAAATATACTAAACAAAGAGAAGTGCTTTTGAAAACCTTATATAATAGTGATATGCATTATACCCCAGAAAGCTTATATGTAGAAATTAAACAAAAAAATCCCGAACTAAATGTAGGCATTGCGACAGTTTATAGAACTTTAAATTTATTAGAAGAATCGGGTATGGCTACTTCTATATCTTTTGGCGCCTCAGGGAAGAAATTTGAACTTGCAAATAAACCTCACCATGATCATTTAATATGTAAAAGTTGTGGAGAGATTGTAGAATTTGAAAATCCTATTATTGAGCAACAACAAATGTTAATCGCAAAAGAATATAATTTTAAATTAACAGGACATTTAATGCAACTTTATGGTCTATGTCCACAATGTAGTAAAAAATAAAGGTATATTTAATGTTTGATAATATTCTAGAACAACAAAAAATTCAAAAAGCGCAAGAGCTAAAAGAATTAGGGATCAACCCTTATCCGCACTTTTTAAAAAAAGAAATGAGTATAAGTGAATATAAAAGTAAATTTGCTTACATTAAAGATATGGAAAATCAGCGCGATGAAAATGTTCATGGAGCATTAGCAGGAAGATTAAAGCTTCTTAGGATAGCCGGTAAATCAGTATTTGCTAATATAGAAGATGAGCAAGATAATCTGCAAATTTATTTTAATCAAAATATTTTAGGGGAAGAATACTTTGCCATTTTAAAAAAATATCTTGAAGTAGGAGATATTGTTTTGGTTAAAGGCTTTCCTTTTATGACAAAAACAGGAGAATTCAGTCTTCATGTAGAACAAATTCAAATAGCTACAAAAGCCATAGTGCCTTTGCCGGAAAAATATCATGGGTTGACAGATATTGAGCAAAGGTATAGAAAAAGATATCTTGATATGATTATGAATAGTGAGGTGAGAAAAGATTTTATTTTGCGTTCTAAAATCGTTTCTTATATTAGATCTTTTTTTGATAATAAAGGATTTTTGGAAGTTGAAACTCCTATGATGCATCCTATTGCTGGGGGAGCAAATGCAAAGCCTTTTGTGACTTATCACAATGCTTTGGGTGTGGAAAGATTTTTAAGAATTGCCCCAGAATTATATCTAAAACGTTTGATTGTAGGTGGTTTTGAGGCAGTTTATGAGATTAATAGATGTTTTAGAAATGAAGGGATGGATTTAACACATAATCCTGAATTTACTACAATTGAGTTTTATTGGGCTTATCATAATTATCATGATTTAATGGATTTAACAGAAGAGCTTTTTGCTATGCTTTTAGATAAGTTAAATTTAGATAAAAAACTTGAATTTGATGAAAAAATAATTGATTTTTCTAAGCCATTTGAAAGAATTACTTATAAAGATGCATTAAAAAAATATGGTGGTTTAGATGATGAGCTTATTAACAATAAAGAATTAATCTTAGAAAAGCTAAAAAAAGACGGCTTTGAAGCTAATGAAAAATTAGAATTAGGTCATTTACAAGCTGAACTTTTTGATAATTATGTTGAAGATAAATTGATTGATCCTACTTTTGTGATAGATTTTCCTATTTCTATAAGTCCTTTATCTAGAAGAAGTGATAAAGATAAAGATATTGCTGAAAGATTTGAGTTGTTTATTGCAGGTAGAGAAATTGCTAATGGATTTAATGAGCTTAATGATCCACTAGATCAATATGAAAGATTTTTAAAGCAAATTGAAGCAAAAAATGCAGGCGATGAAGAAGCATGTGAAATGGATGAAGATTTTGTTAATGCGCTAGGTTATGCTATGGCGCCAACCGCAGGTCAAGGTATAGGAATAGATAGATTAGTTATGCTTTTAATTAATAAAAAATCAATTCGCGATGTAGTGCTTTTCCCAGCCATGAGACCACTTAAAAATGAGATAAAAGGAGAGTAAATGTTGGAAAATTTTGATAAAGAAATTTTTGATTTAACCCAAAAAGAGTTAGCAAGACAATGTGATGGTCTTGAAATGATAGCAAGTGAAAATTTTACCATACCAGAAGTTATGGAGGTAATGGGTAGCATTTTAACAAATAAATATGCAGAAGGCTATCCTGGTAAAAGATATTATGGTGGATGTGAATTTGTAGATGAGATTGAAACGATTGCTATAGAAAGATGTAAAAAACTTTTTAATTGTAATTTTGCTAATGTACAACCTAGTTCAGGTTCACAAGCAAATCAAGGTGTGTATATGGCATTATTAAATCCTGGTGATAGAATTTTAGGTATGGATTTAAGCCATGGAGGACACTTAACTCATGGTTCTAAAGTAAGTTCTTCTGGAAAAGTTTATGAAAGCTTTTTTTATGGAGTTGAGCTTGATGGAAGAATTAATTATGATAAAGTTAGAGAGATAGCAAAAGAAGTTAAGCCAAAACTTATTGTTTGTGGTGCTAGTGCTTATCCTAGAGTGATTGATTTTGCTAAATTTAGAGAAATAGCAGATGAGGTTGGTGCGTACTTATTTGCTGATATTGCACATATTGCAGGTTTGGTTGTAGCAGGTGAGCATCCTAGTCCATTTCCTTATGCTCATGTTGTAAGTTCTACTACACATAAAACTTTAAGAGGTCCAAGAGGTGGGATTATTATGTGTAATGATGAAGAAATTGCTAAAAAAATCAATTCTGCAATTTTCCCAGGTATTCAAGGTGGTCCACTAATGCATGTAATTGCTGCTAAGGCAGTTGGGTTTAAATATAATTTAAGCGATGAGTGGAAAATTTATGCTAAGCAAATCATTAAAAATACTGCTACTTTGGCGCAAGTTTTAATAGATAGAAAATATGATTTAGTCAGCGGTGGCACTGATAATCATTTGATTTTATTAAGCTTTTTAAATAAAGAATTTAGTGGTAAAGATGCAGATTTAGCACTAGAAAGAGCAGGTATTACAGCTAATAAAAATACTGTTCCAGGTGAAACTAGAAGTCCTTTTGTGACGAGTGGTTTAAGACTTGGAACAGCGGCTTTAACAGCAAGAGGCTTTAAGGAAGAGCAAATTGCTATTGTTGCAAATTATATAGCTGATATTTTAGATGATATACAAAATACTAAATTACAAGAGGAAATCAAGGTTAAACTAAAGGATTTAGCAAGTAATTTTATTATTTACGAAAGGGCTTTATTTTGATTACAACAATGGATTTAGCTTTAATTAAAATGGTTACGAGCCATTATTATATAAAGCGTGATACTATAGTAAATAAATATGAATACAAGGGTAGAATTTTCTTTGATAAATTTGAGAAAGTCAATGCTCCATTAACTGCTAGTGTTATACAAGAGCATATGGAAAAAAAGATAATCGTGGCGCATTCTTTGATCAATAGTTTTGATAAGGTTGAAAATATTGTATTTGATTATAATGGTTTTAATGCGGAACGTTTTTGGCATAGAGCACAACTTGTTTTAAGAGAAGAAGGTTTTATTAATTTTACCGCTTATAGAACAAGAACTAATAATCACTTGCATTTATATATCCATAAAGGGCATACAACCTTTAACGAGGCTTGTTCTTTGGGCTCTAAGTTATCTTTACTTTTTTCCCAAAAAATGCCTGTAGAGTGGAAAGTTTTTCCTAGTATGGACATACCTAGAGAATTTAATATCTTGACCTTACCTTATGAAGTTTATCAAAAAGAACGTGGTGCTTCTTGGTCTAAACATATGTAATTTTTTGAAAGGATAAAAAATGGAAGAAAATAACAAAAATGAATTTGATGATATTATTTTGCAAAAAAGCAATAAAAGTGAAAAGCTCAAAAAAATTTTACTTAGATCGATTATTTTAATCATTGTATTTTTGGTTGTTATGATAGCAATGAAGCTAATCAATGATCCAAGTGAAGAAAAAACATTGCAAATGCCATCAGAGCCTCAAGAGCAAGCTGCTTATGAAAATAATTTTAATTCTTTACCTATTACAGATAGCACCAAAGAAGAAGATGAATTTGAAGCTTTAGCTAGAAAATTAAAAGAAGAGAGCTCTTTGGCTGATACAAATACTACTATAGAGGAAAAGCAAGAAATTCCAAGCAATAGTGTGTTAGATCAAATTGCTACAGTAGAATCAAAAGAAGAGCCAGTTAAGGTGGAAGAAAAACAAGAAGAGATTAAGCCTGTAGAAAAATCCATAGAAAAACCAATTCAAAAACCTTCTGAAAAACCAAAAAATAATGTAGTTGAAAAATCAAAAGCTCCAGAGCAGAGTAATACAAATGAATTGTTTGAGAGTATAAAAACCCCAAGTGTTCAAACGCAACTTCCTGCAGGTGCTTATATTCAAGTTTTTTCTTTAAATAGTTTAGATCCTAAATCAAAAGAATTAAATATACTTAAAGAAAATGGATATGATTATAAAATTTACAAAACAATAGTAAATGGCAAAGAATTAACAAAAGTTTTAGTTGGGCCTTATAAAGAAAGTGAATTAAAGGCTGAATTAGAAAAAGTACGTTCTAAAATAGCAAAAGGTGCTTTTACGTTTAGAGTAAAATGAAAACTTTTGCGGTTATAGGCGATCCTATTATGCATTCTAAATCTCCAAGAATGCATAATAATGCCTTGCAAGCTCTCAAAAAAGATGCAGTTTATACAAGATATCATTTAACAGATAAAACAAAATTAAAAGAAATTGTTCAAAAATTTGATGGTGCTAATATCACCATACCTTTTAAAGAAGTAGCTTGTGAAATAGCTGATTTCAAAGATGAAAGTGTTATGCATATAGGCTCTGCTAATACTTTGCTAAATAAAAATAACAAAATTTATGCTTACAATACAGATTATCTAGGATTTTTAAAAGCGATTGAGGATTTTTCTCTTATCAAAAATGCTTTGATTTTGGGTGCTGGGGGTACAGCTAAAGCTTTAGCTTATGCTTTAAAATCTAGAAATATTGAAGTTACAATAACAAATCGCTCTAGTGCTAGATTTGTAAAATTAACCGATTATCCATGTTTTTTATATGATCAGCTTGATTTAAGTAAAAAAATTGATTTGATTATTAATACAACTAGCACAGGTTTAAATGATGAAAAATTACCTTGTCAAGAAGAGATTTTAAAAGGTTTTTTTCAACAAGCCAAATATGCTTTTGATGTGATTTATGGCAAAAATACACCTTTTTTAAAATTAGCAAGAGAAAATGGCTTGACAATAAAAGATGGCGCACAAATGCTTTTATGGCAAGGTGTTTTTGCTTTTGAGTTATTTTTAGAGTGTCAAAAAACAGAAGAAATTTATAAAGCCATGGAGATGGCTTTAAAACTTCCTTAGTGACTAAACCAAGATTTAATTTTATCAAACAAGCTTTCTTGTTCTATAAAAGCTTCTTCATCTGCTAAACCAAAGCTTTTTTCAAGTTGTAATAGTAGATTTTTTTGTTCGTCAGTAAGTGTTTTTGGAAACTTTATTTCAATCTGTACAATGTGCGAGCCTAATTTTCCATTATGAATATTTTTAACACCTTCGTTAGCTAATTCAAATTTTTGTTTATCTTTTGCACCTACTGGAAGCTTAAGATCAGCCTCTCCTCTTATGGTAGAAACTTTAATAGTCTTTCCTAGAGCAGCTTGGGTAAAAAATACAGGTACTATGGTATAGATATCATCATCATGTCTGATAAATTTATCATCATCTTCTACGATGATTTTGATATACAAATCACCTCTTTGAGAAGAATTTGGAAGCTCATTGGCTTTGTTTTGCACTCTAAGGCTCATGCCGCTATCTATACCCTCTGGTATATCAAGCTCTATACGATCTTTAATTTCTTCATAACCATTACCATGGCATGTTTTACATTTATCTTTGATAATCTGACCGCTACCTTTACAATGATCACAAGTTTGCACAAAGGTCATAAAACCTTGTCTAATACCAACTTGTCCTTTTCCTCCGCAATGAGGACAAGTATCTAATTTTCCATTTTCCGAGCCACTTCCTTTGCAGGATTTACAAAAGCTTTTATAGGTAAAATCGATCACCTTTTTGCAGCCAAAAACAGCTTCTTTAAAGCTAATTTTTGTCGCTATTTTTAAATCGTGAGGATATTTATTTCCTTTTTCTTTTTTGCGTGTTGAGCTGCTAAA is a window encoding:
- a CDS encoding CvpA family protein, with the protein product MENFSWFDVFVLGLTVILGLKGLVSGLFKEIFGLLGIVGGVLLASRYAKEMAEIINNNFYAIENENLAIFAGFLVLLIVIWIACMALGNILSKMFSMSGLGFIDRIGGFLFGSAKIFLIFAILVACINNIEFLNSSLEKYAKNSYMLDLLRQTGEYIMNTDFTQNGLDKIQEQIIDSNISLNSEVNNAN
- a CDS encoding SPOR domain-containing protein; this translates as MEENNKNEFDDIILQKSNKSEKLKKILLRSIILIIVFLVVMIAMKLINDPSEEKTLQMPSEPQEQAAYENNFNSLPITDSTKEEDEFEALARKLKEESSLADTNTTIEEKQEIPSNSVLDQIATVESKEEPVKVEEKQEEIKPVEKSIEKPIQKPSEKPKNNVVEKSKAPEQSNTNELFESIKTPSVQTQLPAGAYIQVFSLNSLDPKSKELNILKENGYDYKIYKTIVNGKELTKVLVGPYKESELKAELEKVRSKIAKGAFTFRVK
- the gatC gene encoding Asp-tRNA(Asn)/Glu-tRNA(Gln) amidotransferase subunit GatC, which encodes MQIDDKLLTKLEKLSALKIADEKRQELEEQLSQIVNFVEKLDELKLDDVEAMTSTTKGGTPFRLDESIKSEVFDVISKHAPNSQDGFFIVPKIIE
- a CDS encoding DUF1882 domain-containing protein, coding for MITTMDLALIKMVTSHYYIKRDTIVNKYEYKGRIFFDKFEKVNAPLTASVIQEHMEKKIIVAHSLINSFDKVENIVFDYNGFNAERFWHRAQLVLREEGFINFTAYRTRTNNHLHLYIHKGHTTFNEACSLGSKLSLLFSQKMPVEWKVFPSMDIPREFNILTLPYEVYQKERGASWSKHM
- the lysS gene encoding lysine--tRNA ligase, which produces MFDNILEQQKIQKAQELKELGINPYPHFLKKEMSISEYKSKFAYIKDMENQRDENVHGALAGRLKLLRIAGKSVFANIEDEQDNLQIYFNQNILGEEYFAILKKYLEVGDIVLVKGFPFMTKTGEFSLHVEQIQIATKAIVPLPEKYHGLTDIEQRYRKRYLDMIMNSEVRKDFILRSKIVSYIRSFFDNKGFLEVETPMMHPIAGGANAKPFVTYHNALGVERFLRIAPELYLKRLIVGGFEAVYEINRCFRNEGMDLTHNPEFTTIEFYWAYHNYHDLMDLTEELFAMLLDKLNLDKKLEFDEKIIDFSKPFERITYKDALKKYGGLDDELINNKELILEKLKKDGFEANEKLELGHLQAELFDNYVEDKLIDPTFVIDFPISISPLSRRSDKDKDIAERFELFIAGREIANGFNELNDPLDQYERFLKQIEAKNAGDEEACEMDEDFVNALGYAMAPTAGQGIGIDRLVMLLINKKSIRDVVLFPAMRPLKNEIKGE
- a CDS encoding FAD-dependent oxidoreductase; the encoded protein is MDQKHFDTVVIGGGISGAAVFYELARYTNIQNIALLEKYNNAATLNSHSTSNSQTIHCGDIETNYTLEKARKVKKTADMIVKYGLLQNAQNKFMYSHQKLALAVGDKECEYMKNRYEEFKELYPYIKFYTKNDIKQIEPNVVLGEDGINDRADNIVAMGVEEGEIYTTVDFGLMSQNLIEQACKQGKNTHVAYNQEVIFIEKKDDIFYIKTRDFKEYSAKSIIVNAGAHSLFLAHKMGIGLDKSCFPVAGSFYMAKRKILNGKVYMVQNPKLPFAALHGDPDLLANMNTRFGPTALVIPMLERYHGFKSLPEFFKTLNLDMNVVKICLNLFKDSTIRNYILYNYLFEIPYINKRLFVKDARKIVPSLKTDDIYYAKNFGGVRPQVLDKKAGELMLGEASITEIPGIIFNMTPSPGATSCLGNGYRDAKLICQYLGANFNEDLFTSELL
- a CDS encoding Fur family transcriptional regulator; amino-acid sequence: MQIENIEYDVLLERFKKTLKDNGLKYTKQREVLLKTLYNSDMHYTPESLYVEIKQKNPELNVGIATVYRTLNLLEESGMATSISFGASGKKFELANKPHHDHLICKSCGEIVEFENPIIEQQQMLIAKEYNFKLTGHLMQLYGLCPQCSKK
- a CDS encoding serine hydroxymethyltransferase, whose protein sequence is MLENFDKEIFDLTQKELARQCDGLEMIASENFTIPEVMEVMGSILTNKYAEGYPGKRYYGGCEFVDEIETIAIERCKKLFNCNFANVQPSSGSQANQGVYMALLNPGDRILGMDLSHGGHLTHGSKVSSSGKVYESFFYGVELDGRINYDKVREIAKEVKPKLIVCGASAYPRVIDFAKFREIADEVGAYLFADIAHIAGLVVAGEHPSPFPYAHVVSSTTHKTLRGPRGGIIMCNDEEIAKKINSAIFPGIQGGPLMHVIAAKAVGFKYNLSDEWKIYAKQIIKNTATLAQVLIDRKYDLVSGGTDNHLILLSFLNKEFSGKDADLALERAGITANKNTVPGETRSPFVTSGLRLGTAALTARGFKEEQIAIVANYIADILDDIQNTKLQEEIKVKLKDLASNFIIYERALF
- the pyk gene encoding pyruvate kinase, whose translation is MLKKTKIVATIGPASENEATIRQMIINGVNVFRLNFSHGTHEYHSQNLATIRKVAAELNARIGILQDISGPKIRTLKIPEAFELKNGDRLDFYKDTFEGEKLSNEHYKVCINHPEILSMLKVGEYIYLCDGSIKTKVVQVEKDFIQTQVENSGVLSSNKGINFPNTKINIDVITQKDKDDLAWGIKNDVDFLAISFVQNAHDIDEVKKILDENNAKIAIFAKIEKFDAVENIDEIINSSDGIMVARGDLGIEVPYYRVPNIQKLIIKKANEANKPVITATQMLFSLAKSKTATRAEISDVANAVLDGTDAVMLSEESAVGIDPANAVDIMTQTIIETEKNYPYEKFESFKCFNETDIIAKSSTQLATDLNANAIFTITSSGASAVKTARYRPKMDIIAITHSKKALNFLSIVWGVQPAILIEKHENLTELLSNSVKLGVEKGLMKKDGVCTLTAGFPVGVAGSTNLIRILQKDQIEYYLSLGK
- a CDS encoding type III pantothenate kinase, producing MLLCDIGNTTASFLNEQKFHSMSIEQFLQYEPTQKVFYINVNPNLEQRLEQNPLFINLAPYFNFDTIYNNLGVDRVAACYTIEDGVVVDAGSAITVDIISNSIHLGGFILPGIESYKKSFSNISSRLKYELNTQINFDAFPQRTIDALSYGVFKSIYLLIKDSAYDKKLYFTGGDGQFLANFFDYAIYDKFLIFRGMKKAVCENFIL